A genome region from Methylobacterium sp. FF17 includes the following:
- a CDS encoding aminotransferase-like domain-containing protein: MAIVGAVEIALRSGVLRPGNRLPPQRDLAGWLSLNLGTVTRAYAEMQRTGLARGEVGRGTFLNPVQETDGPSSLRVPAPRPAFIDLSHNFPTHAMHHPALASIRPAFEGDIDVGGMLSSQVDVGLGRHREVAARWLGQFGIEAQADDVLITCGGQHGLLLALMALTRPGESVLAEELSFYGLKSAAGMLGRSLVGVRMDREGIMPEYLDVVCQRTKAKVLFCTPTLHNPTTATMSLERRRDVAEVCARHDVMVVEDDVYGFLPNPTLRPLAASAPDRVVHISSLSKLAGPGLRIGFMKVPRHLVYAFGIALRATTLMASPFTAEWATRLLASQKIDEIVSALRTETEARQALVASVLPERSIMTHPNAFYFCLNLGNGWSAEAYTQAAEEIGVGVTPLSLFEVSALHQSDSVRVCVNGAPNRESLREGLEKLAGLLVSGAPSTVRFRAAI, translated from the coding sequence TTGGCCATCGTCGGCGCGGTCGAGATCGCGCTACGCTCCGGCGTCCTGCGCCCTGGCAACAGGCTGCCGCCGCAGCGGGATCTGGCCGGCTGGTTGTCCCTCAACCTCGGGACGGTCACCCGGGCCTATGCGGAGATGCAACGCACCGGCCTGGCGCGGGGCGAGGTCGGCCGGGGCACGTTCCTCAACCCCGTGCAGGAGACCGATGGGCCGTCATCCCTACGGGTACCTGCCCCACGCCCGGCCTTCATCGATCTGTCCCACAACTTCCCGACGCATGCGATGCACCACCCCGCGTTGGCGTCGATACGCCCGGCATTCGAAGGCGACATCGATGTCGGCGGCATGCTTTCGTCTCAGGTCGATGTCGGTCTCGGCCGGCACCGTGAGGTCGCGGCACGCTGGCTCGGCCAATTCGGGATCGAGGCCCAGGCCGACGACGTGCTGATCACCTGCGGCGGTCAGCACGGATTGCTGCTCGCGCTCATGGCGTTGACCCGGCCAGGCGAGTCCGTGTTGGCGGAGGAGCTGAGCTTCTACGGCTTGAAATCGGCCGCCGGCATGCTGGGTCGCTCGCTCGTCGGCGTGCGCATGGATCGCGAAGGTATCATGCCGGAATACCTCGACGTCGTTTGCCAGCGGACCAAGGCGAAGGTCCTGTTCTGCACGCCGACACTGCACAACCCGACGACGGCGACGATGTCGTTGGAGCGGCGGCGCGACGTCGCCGAGGTCTGCGCACGCCACGATGTCATGGTCGTCGAGGACGACGTCTACGGGTTCCTGCCGAACCCCACGTTGAGACCTCTGGCGGCGTCCGCTCCGGATCGCGTCGTTCACATCTCGAGCCTATCGAAGCTCGCCGGTCCGGGACTTCGCATCGGCTTCATGAAAGTGCCGCGTCATCTGGTTTACGCGTTCGGGATCGCCCTTCGTGCCACGACGCTGATGGCATCTCCCTTCACCGCGGAGTGGGCGACGCGCCTCCTGGCGTCGCAGAAGATCGATGAAATCGTCAGTGCCTTACGCACGGAAACCGAAGCACGACAGGCGCTCGTGGCCTCCGTGCTGCCCGAGCGGTCCATCATGACCCATCCCAACGCGTTTTACTTCTGCCTGAACCTCGGGAACGGCTGGTCCGCAGAAGCTTATACCCAAGCCGCCGAAGAGATCGGGGTGGGGGTCACACCGCTCAGCTTGTTCGAGGTATCCGCCTTGCATCAGAGCGATAGCGTGCGCGTCTGCGTCAACGGGGCCCCGAACCGAGAATCATTGCGTGAAGGCCTGGAAAAACTCGCGGGCTTACTCGTATCGGGAGCACCATCGACCGTCCGGTTCAGGGCGGCGATCTGA
- a CDS encoding RidA family protein, with protein MIAGGPTPVAPFSHAVEIDGMVFVTGQMPDTPQSPGVLPDGIEAQTRHVMSNLEAVLAGLGLGFEHVVVARAFLTEFQRDYAAFNTTYKAYFPPDRLPARTCIGVTGLAYDALVEIDLIAHRSAATAPKP; from the coding sequence ATGATCGCCGGCGGCCCGACGCCGGTGGCGCCCTTCAGCCATGCGGTCGAGATCGACGGCATGGTCTTCGTCACGGGTCAGATGCCCGACACGCCGCAGAGCCCTGGCGTCCTGCCGGACGGCATCGAGGCGCAGACGCGCCATGTGATGTCCAATCTCGAAGCGGTGCTGGCGGGACTCGGACTGGGCTTCGAGCATGTCGTCGTCGCGCGCGCGTTCCTCACGGAATTCCAACGCGACTACGCCGCGTTCAACACGACCTACAAGGCGTACTTTCCGCCTGATCGGCTGCCGGCGCGCACCTGCATCGGCGTGACGGGGCTCGCCTATGACGCGCTCGTCGAGATCGACCTCATCGCCCATCGCAGCGCGGCGACAGCGCCGAAGCCCTGA